The proteins below come from a single Miscanthus floridulus cultivar M001 chromosome 1, ASM1932011v1, whole genome shotgun sequence genomic window:
- the LOC136481308 gene encoding uncharacterized protein isoform X3 has product MVPRPGGRGGLDLPPCLLDAWKQSAAARARRPQPRSTSRPSRHTARMPPHMATISHRIAGSGPRVAVVAPPRPRGRAAVVAGAAAKGAHRERTLEGASDDLRAAAAKCLDWAPARRRGRAAFAPVLPTLDHCLFKMPPKGIQMEEGRRLGAGHQARPGTGHQARPPATRTRGAAGRDGRVPGGRAVPGALGPAARNRRQALPAREEDMAANGAAGGEFYPAAPLPFGLAEIRAAIPKHSWLSILGTLLPFWWTKVAIFRQSDPGGAGSHHACVLSMSCVGSAPSAWNSLGRPMCWSTMIRPSLLVAGPSTSLQFSGQPKPASQQCFSLTTNQHQPAQTSSETNQRIGRLCS; this is encoded by the exons ATGGTGCCGCGGCCAGGAGGTCGGGGCGGCCTGGATCTGCCACCGTGCCTCCTGGATGCCTGGAAGCAGAGCGCAGCAGCACGTGCGCGCAGGCCACAGCCCCGATCGACAAGCCGGCCGAGCAGGCACACCGCACGCATGCCTCCTCACATGGCGACGATCTCGCACCGGATCGCAGGGTCGGGCCCCCGCGTCGCCGTTGTGGCGCCGCCTCGCCCGCGGGGGCGCGCCGCCGTGGTCGCGGGAGCTGCCGCGAAGGGCGCACATCGGGAGCGGACGCTGGAGGGCGCGAGCGACGACCTGAGGGCCGCCGCGGCGAAGTGCCTGGACTGGGCTCCCGCGCGGCGTCGGGGGCGGGCCGCCTTCGCGCCCGTGCTCCCCACCCTCGACCACTGCCTCTTCAAG ATGCCCCCCAAGGGAATCCAGATGGAAGAG GGCAGGCGACTGGGCGCCGGCCACCAGGCCAGGCCGGGCACCGGCCACCAGGCGAGGCCGCCGGCCACCAGGACGCGAGGAGCGGCTGGACGCGACGGACGTGTGCCCGGCGGCCGCGCTGTGCCGGGAGCGCTGGGACCTGCTGCGCGCAACCGAAGACAGGCGCTCCCCGCTCGGGAGGAGGACATGGCGGCCAACGGCGCCGCGGGCGGGGAGTTCTACCCGGCTGCGCCGCTGCCGTTCGGGTTGGCGGAGATCCGTGCGGCCATCCCCAAGCACTCTTG GTTATCTATTTTAGGGACTTTGCTGCCTTTCTGGTGGACCAAAGTTGCAATCTTTAGGCAAAGTGATCCTGGTGGCGCTGGCAGCCACCATGCATGTG TCCTGTCAATGTCGTGTGTTGGAAGCGCGCCATCTGCCTGGAATTCATTGGGAAG GCCGATGTGTTGGAGTACTATGATCAGACCGTCTCTTCTCGTAGCGGGTCCTTCTACATCCCTGCAGTTTTCAGG ccagcccaaaccagccagccaacagtgtttttctctcacaacaaaccagcaccagccagcccaaaccagctcagaaaccaaccagcgaataggccgACTATGTTCTTGA
- the LOC136481308 gene encoding uncharacterized protein isoform X4 — protein MVPRPGGRGGLDLPPCLLDAWKQSAAARARRPQPRSTSRPSRHTARMPPHMATISHRIAGSGPRVAVVAPPRPRGRAAVVAGAAAKGAHRERTLEGASDDLRAAAAKCLDWAPARRRGRAAFAPVLPTLDHCLFKMPPKGIQMEEGRRLGAGHQARPGTGHQARPPATRTRGAAGRDGRVPGGRAVPGALGPAARNRRQALPAREEDMAANGAAGGEFYPAAPLPFGLAEIRAAIPKHSWLSILGTLLPFWWTKVAIFRQSDPGGAGSHHAFLSMSCVGSAPSAWNSLGRPMCWSTMIRPSLLVAGPSTSLQFSGQPKPASQQCFSLTTNQHQPAQTSSETNQRIGRLCS, from the exons ATGGTGCCGCGGCCAGGAGGTCGGGGCGGCCTGGATCTGCCACCGTGCCTCCTGGATGCCTGGAAGCAGAGCGCAGCAGCACGTGCGCGCAGGCCACAGCCCCGATCGACAAGCCGGCCGAGCAGGCACACCGCACGCATGCCTCCTCACATGGCGACGATCTCGCACCGGATCGCAGGGTCGGGCCCCCGCGTCGCCGTTGTGGCGCCGCCTCGCCCGCGGGGGCGCGCCGCCGTGGTCGCGGGAGCTGCCGCGAAGGGCGCACATCGGGAGCGGACGCTGGAGGGCGCGAGCGACGACCTGAGGGCCGCCGCGGCGAAGTGCCTGGACTGGGCTCCCGCGCGGCGTCGGGGGCGGGCCGCCTTCGCGCCCGTGCTCCCCACCCTCGACCACTGCCTCTTCAAG ATGCCCCCCAAGGGAATCCAGATGGAAGAG GGCAGGCGACTGGGCGCCGGCCACCAGGCCAGGCCGGGCACCGGCCACCAGGCGAGGCCGCCGGCCACCAGGACGCGAGGAGCGGCTGGACGCGACGGACGTGTGCCCGGCGGCCGCGCTGTGCCGGGAGCGCTGGGACCTGCTGCGCGCAACCGAAGACAGGCGCTCCCCGCTCGGGAGGAGGACATGGCGGCCAACGGCGCCGCGGGCGGGGAGTTCTACCCGGCTGCGCCGCTGCCGTTCGGGTTGGCGGAGATCCGTGCGGCCATCCCCAAGCACTCTTG GTTATCTATTTTAGGGACTTTGCTGCCTTTCTGGTGGACCAAAGTTGCAATCTTTAGGCAAAGTGATCCTGGTGGCGCTGGCAGCCACCATGCAT TCCTGTCAATGTCGTGTGTTGGAAGCGCGCCATCTGCCTGGAATTCATTGGGAAG GCCGATGTGTTGGAGTACTATGATCAGACCGTCTCTTCTCGTAGCGGGTCCTTCTACATCCCTGCAGTTTTCAGG ccagcccaaaccagccagccaacagtgtttttctctcacaacaaaccagcaccagccagcccaaaccagctcagaaaccaaccagcgaataggccgACTATGTTCTTGA
- the LOC136481308 gene encoding uncharacterized protein isoform X7, with protein MVPRPGGRGGLDLPPCLLDAWKQSAAARARRPQPRSTSRPSRHTARMPPHMATISHRIAGSGPRVAVVAPPRPRGRAAVVAGAAAKGAHRERTLEGASDDLRAAAAKCLDWAPARRRGRAAFAPVLPTLDHCLFKMPPKGIQMEEATGRRPPGQAGHRPPGEAAGHQDARSGWTRRTCARRPRCAGSAGTCCAQPKTGAPRSGGGHGGQRRRGRGVLPGCAAAVRVGGDPCGHPQALLGLCCLSGGPKLQSLGKVILVALAATMHVSCQCRVLEARHLPGIHWEAMQADVLEYYDQTVSSRSGSFYIPAVFRANDAIGDWKEEGAAARR; from the exons ATGGTGCCGCGGCCAGGAGGTCGGGGCGGCCTGGATCTGCCACCGTGCCTCCTGGATGCCTGGAAGCAGAGCGCAGCAGCACGTGCGCGCAGGCCACAGCCCCGATCGACAAGCCGGCCGAGCAGGCACACCGCACGCATGCCTCCTCACATGGCGACGATCTCGCACCGGATCGCAGGGTCGGGCCCCCGCGTCGCCGTTGTGGCGCCGCCTCGCCCGCGGGGGCGCGCCGCCGTGGTCGCGGGAGCTGCCGCGAAGGGCGCACATCGGGAGCGGACGCTGGAGGGCGCGAGCGACGACCTGAGGGCCGCCGCGGCGAAGTGCCTGGACTGGGCTCCCGCGCGGCGTCGGGGGCGGGCCGCCTTCGCGCCCGTGCTCCCCACCCTCGACCACTGCCTCTTCAAG ATGCCCCCCAAGGGAATCCAGATGGAAGAG GCGACTGGGCGCCGGCCACCAGGCCAGGCCGGGCACCGGCCACCAGGCGAGGCCGCCGGCCACCAGGACGCGAGGAGCGGCTGGACGCGACGGACGTGTGCCCGGCGGCCGCGCTGTGCCGGGAGCGCTGGGACCTGCTGCGCGCAACCGAAGACAGGCGCTCCCCGCTCGGGAGGAGGACATGGCGGCCAACGGCGCCGCGGGCGGGGAGTTCTACCCGGCTGCGCCGCTGCCGTTCGGGTTGGCGGAGATCCGTGCGGCCATCCCCAAGCACTCTTG GGACTTTGCTGCCTTTCTGGTGGACCAAAGTTGCAATCTTTAGGCAAAGTGATCCTGGTGGCGCTGGCAGCCACCATGCATGTG TCCTGTCAATGTCGTGTGTTGGAAGCGCGCCATCTGCCTGGAATTCATTGGGAAG CTATGCAGGCCGATGTGTTGGAGTACTATGATCAGACCGTCTCTTCTCGTAGCGGGTCCTTCTACATCCCTGCAGTTTTCAGG GCCAATGATGCAATTGGAGACTGGAAGGAGGAAGGTGCTGCTGCAAGAAGATAA
- the LOC136481308 gene encoding uncharacterized protein isoform X5 encodes MVPRPGGRGGLDLPPCLLDAWKQSAAARARRPQPRSTSRPSRHTARMPPHMATISHRIAGSGPRVAVVAPPRPRGRAAVVAGAAAKGAHRERTLEGASDDLRAAAAKCLDWAPARRRGRAAFAPVLPTLDHCLFKMPPKGIQMEEGRRLGAGHQARPGTGHQARPPATRTRGAAGRDGRVPGGRAVPGALGPAARNRRQALPAREEDMAANGAAGGEFYPAAPLPFGLAEIRAAIPKHSWLSILGTLLPFWWTKVAIFRQSDPGGAGSHHACVLSMSCVGSAPSAWNSLGRPMCWSTMIRPSLLVAGPSTSLQFSGYICDMPMMQLETGRRKVLLQEDKLLICN; translated from the exons ATGGTGCCGCGGCCAGGAGGTCGGGGCGGCCTGGATCTGCCACCGTGCCTCCTGGATGCCTGGAAGCAGAGCGCAGCAGCACGTGCGCGCAGGCCACAGCCCCGATCGACAAGCCGGCCGAGCAGGCACACCGCACGCATGCCTCCTCACATGGCGACGATCTCGCACCGGATCGCAGGGTCGGGCCCCCGCGTCGCCGTTGTGGCGCCGCCTCGCCCGCGGGGGCGCGCCGCCGTGGTCGCGGGAGCTGCCGCGAAGGGCGCACATCGGGAGCGGACGCTGGAGGGCGCGAGCGACGACCTGAGGGCCGCCGCGGCGAAGTGCCTGGACTGGGCTCCCGCGCGGCGTCGGGGGCGGGCCGCCTTCGCGCCCGTGCTCCCCACCCTCGACCACTGCCTCTTCAAG ATGCCCCCCAAGGGAATCCAGATGGAAGAG GGCAGGCGACTGGGCGCCGGCCACCAGGCCAGGCCGGGCACCGGCCACCAGGCGAGGCCGCCGGCCACCAGGACGCGAGGAGCGGCTGGACGCGACGGACGTGTGCCCGGCGGCCGCGCTGTGCCGGGAGCGCTGGGACCTGCTGCGCGCAACCGAAGACAGGCGCTCCCCGCTCGGGAGGAGGACATGGCGGCCAACGGCGCCGCGGGCGGGGAGTTCTACCCGGCTGCGCCGCTGCCGTTCGGGTTGGCGGAGATCCGTGCGGCCATCCCCAAGCACTCTTG GTTATCTATTTTAGGGACTTTGCTGCCTTTCTGGTGGACCAAAGTTGCAATCTTTAGGCAAAGTGATCCTGGTGGCGCTGGCAGCCACCATGCATGTG TCCTGTCAATGTCGTGTGTTGGAAGCGCGCCATCTGCCTGGAATTCATTGGGAAG GCCGATGTGTTGGAGTACTATGATCAGACCGTCTCTTCTCGTAGCGGGTCCTTCTACATCCCTGCAGTTTTCAGGGTACATTTGTGACAT GCCAATGATGCAATTGGAGACTGGAAGGAGGAAGGTGCTGCTGCAAGAAGATAAATTACTGATATGTAATTAG
- the LOC136481308 gene encoding uncharacterized protein isoform X1, with translation MVPRPGGRGGLDLPPCLLDAWKQSAAARARRPQPRSTSRPSRHTARMPPHMATISHRIAGSGPRVAVVAPPRPRGRAAVVAGAAAKGAHRERTLEGASDDLRAAAAKCLDWAPARRRGRAAFAPVLPTLDHCLFKMPPKGIQMEEATGRRPPGQAGHRPPGEAAGHQDARSGWTRRTCARRPRCAGSAGTCCAQPKTGAPRSGGGHGGQRRRGRGVLPGCAAAVRVGGDPCGHPQALLGLCCLSGGPKLQSLGKVILVALAATMHVSCQCRVLEARHLPGIHWEAMQADVLEYYDQTVSSRSGSFYIPAVFRPAQTSQPTVFFSHNKPAPASPNQLRNQPANRPTMFLMDLLQLKEFTISG, from the exons ATGGTGCCGCGGCCAGGAGGTCGGGGCGGCCTGGATCTGCCACCGTGCCTCCTGGATGCCTGGAAGCAGAGCGCAGCAGCACGTGCGCGCAGGCCACAGCCCCGATCGACAAGCCGGCCGAGCAGGCACACCGCACGCATGCCTCCTCACATGGCGACGATCTCGCACCGGATCGCAGGGTCGGGCCCCCGCGTCGCCGTTGTGGCGCCGCCTCGCCCGCGGGGGCGCGCCGCCGTGGTCGCGGGAGCTGCCGCGAAGGGCGCACATCGGGAGCGGACGCTGGAGGGCGCGAGCGACGACCTGAGGGCCGCCGCGGCGAAGTGCCTGGACTGGGCTCCCGCGCGGCGTCGGGGGCGGGCCGCCTTCGCGCCCGTGCTCCCCACCCTCGACCACTGCCTCTTCAAG ATGCCCCCCAAGGGAATCCAGATGGAAGAG GCGACTGGGCGCCGGCCACCAGGCCAGGCCGGGCACCGGCCACCAGGCGAGGCCGCCGGCCACCAGGACGCGAGGAGCGGCTGGACGCGACGGACGTGTGCCCGGCGGCCGCGCTGTGCCGGGAGCGCTGGGACCTGCTGCGCGCAACCGAAGACAGGCGCTCCCCGCTCGGGAGGAGGACATGGCGGCCAACGGCGCCGCGGGCGGGGAGTTCTACCCGGCTGCGCCGCTGCCGTTCGGGTTGGCGGAGATCCGTGCGGCCATCCCCAAGCACTCTTG GGACTTTGCTGCCTTTCTGGTGGACCAAAGTTGCAATCTTTAGGCAAAGTGATCCTGGTGGCGCTGGCAGCCACCATGCATGTG TCCTGTCAATGTCGTGTGTTGGAAGCGCGCCATCTGCCTGGAATTCATTGGGAAG CTATGCAGGCCGATGTGTTGGAGTACTATGATCAGACCGTCTCTTCTCGTAGCGGGTCCTTCTACATCCCTGCAGTTTTCAGG ccagcccaaaccagccagccaacagtgtttttctctcacaacaaaccagcaccagccagcccaaaccagctcagaaaccaaccagcgaataggccgACTATGTTCTTGATGGACCTGCTTCAACTTAAGGAGTTTACCATTTCAGGCTAG
- the LOC136481308 gene encoding uncharacterized protein isoform X8, whose protein sequence is MVPRPGGRGGLDLPPCLLDAWKQSAAARARRPQPRSTSRPSRHTARMPPHMATISHRIAGSGPRVAVVAPPRPRGRAAVVAGAAAKGAHRERTLEGASDDLRAAAAKCLDWAPARRRGRAAFAPVLPTLDHCLFKMPPKGIQMEEATGRRPPGQAGHRPPGEAAGHQDARSGWTRRTCARRPRCAGSAGTCCAQPKTGAPRSGGGHGGQRRRGRGVLPGCAAAVRVGGDPCGHPQALLGLCCLSGGPKLQSLGKVILVALAATMHVSCQCRVLEARHLPGIHWEAMQADVLEYYDQTVSSRSGSFYIPAVFRVHL, encoded by the exons ATGGTGCCGCGGCCAGGAGGTCGGGGCGGCCTGGATCTGCCACCGTGCCTCCTGGATGCCTGGAAGCAGAGCGCAGCAGCACGTGCGCGCAGGCCACAGCCCCGATCGACAAGCCGGCCGAGCAGGCACACCGCACGCATGCCTCCTCACATGGCGACGATCTCGCACCGGATCGCAGGGTCGGGCCCCCGCGTCGCCGTTGTGGCGCCGCCTCGCCCGCGGGGGCGCGCCGCCGTGGTCGCGGGAGCTGCCGCGAAGGGCGCACATCGGGAGCGGACGCTGGAGGGCGCGAGCGACGACCTGAGGGCCGCCGCGGCGAAGTGCCTGGACTGGGCTCCCGCGCGGCGTCGGGGGCGGGCCGCCTTCGCGCCCGTGCTCCCCACCCTCGACCACTGCCTCTTCAAG ATGCCCCCCAAGGGAATCCAGATGGAAGAG GCGACTGGGCGCCGGCCACCAGGCCAGGCCGGGCACCGGCCACCAGGCGAGGCCGCCGGCCACCAGGACGCGAGGAGCGGCTGGACGCGACGGACGTGTGCCCGGCGGCCGCGCTGTGCCGGGAGCGCTGGGACCTGCTGCGCGCAACCGAAGACAGGCGCTCCCCGCTCGGGAGGAGGACATGGCGGCCAACGGCGCCGCGGGCGGGGAGTTCTACCCGGCTGCGCCGCTGCCGTTCGGGTTGGCGGAGATCCGTGCGGCCATCCCCAAGCACTCTTG GGACTTTGCTGCCTTTCTGGTGGACCAAAGTTGCAATCTTTAGGCAAAGTGATCCTGGTGGCGCTGGCAGCCACCATGCATGTG TCCTGTCAATGTCGTGTGTTGGAAGCGCGCCATCTGCCTGGAATTCATTGGGAAG CTATGCAGGCCGATGTGTTGGAGTACTATGATCAGACCGTCTCTTCTCGTAGCGGGTCCTTCTACATCCCTGCAGTTTTCAGGGTACATTTGTGA
- the LOC136481308 gene encoding uncharacterized protein isoform X11 gives MVPRPGGRGGLDLPPCLLDAWKQSAAARARRPQPRSTSRPSRHTARMPPHMATISHRIAGSGPRVAVVAPPRPRGRAAVVAGAAAKGAHRERTLEGASDDLRAAAAKCLDWAPARRRGRAAFAPVLPTLDHCLFKMPPKGIQMEEATGRRPPGQAGHRPPGEAAGHQDARSGWTRRTCARRPRCAGSAGTCCAQPKTGAPRSGGGHGGQRRRGRGVLPGCAAAVRVGGDPCGHPQALLGLCCLSGGPKLQSLGKVILVALAATMHVSCQCRVLEARHLPGIHWEGRCVGVL, from the exons ATGGTGCCGCGGCCAGGAGGTCGGGGCGGCCTGGATCTGCCACCGTGCCTCCTGGATGCCTGGAAGCAGAGCGCAGCAGCACGTGCGCGCAGGCCACAGCCCCGATCGACAAGCCGGCCGAGCAGGCACACCGCACGCATGCCTCCTCACATGGCGACGATCTCGCACCGGATCGCAGGGTCGGGCCCCCGCGTCGCCGTTGTGGCGCCGCCTCGCCCGCGGGGGCGCGCCGCCGTGGTCGCGGGAGCTGCCGCGAAGGGCGCACATCGGGAGCGGACGCTGGAGGGCGCGAGCGACGACCTGAGGGCCGCCGCGGCGAAGTGCCTGGACTGGGCTCCCGCGCGGCGTCGGGGGCGGGCCGCCTTCGCGCCCGTGCTCCCCACCCTCGACCACTGCCTCTTCAAG ATGCCCCCCAAGGGAATCCAGATGGAAGAG GCGACTGGGCGCCGGCCACCAGGCCAGGCCGGGCACCGGCCACCAGGCGAGGCCGCCGGCCACCAGGACGCGAGGAGCGGCTGGACGCGACGGACGTGTGCCCGGCGGCCGCGCTGTGCCGGGAGCGCTGGGACCTGCTGCGCGCAACCGAAGACAGGCGCTCCCCGCTCGGGAGGAGGACATGGCGGCCAACGGCGCCGCGGGCGGGGAGTTCTACCCGGCTGCGCCGCTGCCGTTCGGGTTGGCGGAGATCCGTGCGGCCATCCCCAAGCACTCTTG GGACTTTGCTGCCTTTCTGGTGGACCAAAGTTGCAATCTTTAGGCAAAGTGATCCTGGTGGCGCTGGCAGCCACCATGCATGTG TCCTGTCAATGTCGTGTGTTGGAAGCGCGCCATCTGCCTGGAATTCATTGGGAAG GCCGATGTGTTGGAGTACTATGA
- the LOC136481308 gene encoding uncharacterized protein isoform X2, producing the protein MVPRPGGRGGLDLPPCLLDAWKQSAAARARRPQPRSTSRPSRHTARMPPHMATISHRIAGSGPRVAVVAPPRPRGRAAVVAGAAAKGAHRERTLEGASDDLRAAAAKCLDWAPARRRGRAAFAPVLPTLDHCLFKMPPKGIQMEEATGRRPPGQAGHRPPGEAAGHQDARSGWTRRTCARRPRCAGSAGTCCAQPKTGAPRSGGGHGGQRRRGRGVLPGCAAAVRVGGDPCGHPQALLGLCCLSGGPKLQSLGKVILVALAATMHSCQCRVLEARHLPGIHWEAMQADVLEYYDQTVSSRSGSFYIPAVFRPAQTSQPTVFFSHNKPAPASPNQLRNQPANRPTMFLMDLLQLKEFTISG; encoded by the exons ATGGTGCCGCGGCCAGGAGGTCGGGGCGGCCTGGATCTGCCACCGTGCCTCCTGGATGCCTGGAAGCAGAGCGCAGCAGCACGTGCGCGCAGGCCACAGCCCCGATCGACAAGCCGGCCGAGCAGGCACACCGCACGCATGCCTCCTCACATGGCGACGATCTCGCACCGGATCGCAGGGTCGGGCCCCCGCGTCGCCGTTGTGGCGCCGCCTCGCCCGCGGGGGCGCGCCGCCGTGGTCGCGGGAGCTGCCGCGAAGGGCGCACATCGGGAGCGGACGCTGGAGGGCGCGAGCGACGACCTGAGGGCCGCCGCGGCGAAGTGCCTGGACTGGGCTCCCGCGCGGCGTCGGGGGCGGGCCGCCTTCGCGCCCGTGCTCCCCACCCTCGACCACTGCCTCTTCAAG ATGCCCCCCAAGGGAATCCAGATGGAAGAG GCGACTGGGCGCCGGCCACCAGGCCAGGCCGGGCACCGGCCACCAGGCGAGGCCGCCGGCCACCAGGACGCGAGGAGCGGCTGGACGCGACGGACGTGTGCCCGGCGGCCGCGCTGTGCCGGGAGCGCTGGGACCTGCTGCGCGCAACCGAAGACAGGCGCTCCCCGCTCGGGAGGAGGACATGGCGGCCAACGGCGCCGCGGGCGGGGAGTTCTACCCGGCTGCGCCGCTGCCGTTCGGGTTGGCGGAGATCCGTGCGGCCATCCCCAAGCACTCTTG GGACTTTGCTGCCTTTCTGGTGGACCAAAGTTGCAATCTTTAGGCAAAGTGATCCTGGTGGCGCTGGCAGCCACCATGCAT TCCTGTCAATGTCGTGTGTTGGAAGCGCGCCATCTGCCTGGAATTCATTGGGAAG CTATGCAGGCCGATGTGTTGGAGTACTATGATCAGACCGTCTCTTCTCGTAGCGGGTCCTTCTACATCCCTGCAGTTTTCAGG ccagcccaaaccagccagccaacagtgtttttctctcacaacaaaccagcaccagccagcccaaaccagctcagaaaccaaccagcgaataggccgACTATGTTCTTGATGGACCTGCTTCAACTTAAGGAGTTTACCATTTCAGGCTAG
- the LOC136481308 gene encoding uncharacterized protein isoform X6, whose amino-acid sequence MVPRPGGRGGLDLPPCLLDAWKQSAAARARRPQPRSTSRPSRHTARMPPHMATISHRIAGSGPRVAVVAPPRPRGRAAVVAGAAAKGAHRERTLEGASDDLRAAAAKCLDWAPARRRGRAAFAPVLPTLDHCLFKMPPKGIQMEEGRRLGAGHQARPGTGHQARPPATRTRGAAGRDGRVPGGRAVPGALGPAARNRRQALPAREEDMAANGAAGGEFYPAAPLPFGLAEIRAAIPKHSWLSILGTLLPFWWTKVAIFRQSDPGGAGSHHACVLSMSCVGSAPSAWNSLGRPMCWSTMIRPSLLVAGPSTSLQFSGPMMQLETGRRKVLLQEDKLLICN is encoded by the exons ATGGTGCCGCGGCCAGGAGGTCGGGGCGGCCTGGATCTGCCACCGTGCCTCCTGGATGCCTGGAAGCAGAGCGCAGCAGCACGTGCGCGCAGGCCACAGCCCCGATCGACAAGCCGGCCGAGCAGGCACACCGCACGCATGCCTCCTCACATGGCGACGATCTCGCACCGGATCGCAGGGTCGGGCCCCCGCGTCGCCGTTGTGGCGCCGCCTCGCCCGCGGGGGCGCGCCGCCGTGGTCGCGGGAGCTGCCGCGAAGGGCGCACATCGGGAGCGGACGCTGGAGGGCGCGAGCGACGACCTGAGGGCCGCCGCGGCGAAGTGCCTGGACTGGGCTCCCGCGCGGCGTCGGGGGCGGGCCGCCTTCGCGCCCGTGCTCCCCACCCTCGACCACTGCCTCTTCAAG ATGCCCCCCAAGGGAATCCAGATGGAAGAG GGCAGGCGACTGGGCGCCGGCCACCAGGCCAGGCCGGGCACCGGCCACCAGGCGAGGCCGCCGGCCACCAGGACGCGAGGAGCGGCTGGACGCGACGGACGTGTGCCCGGCGGCCGCGCTGTGCCGGGAGCGCTGGGACCTGCTGCGCGCAACCGAAGACAGGCGCTCCCCGCTCGGGAGGAGGACATGGCGGCCAACGGCGCCGCGGGCGGGGAGTTCTACCCGGCTGCGCCGCTGCCGTTCGGGTTGGCGGAGATCCGTGCGGCCATCCCCAAGCACTCTTG GTTATCTATTTTAGGGACTTTGCTGCCTTTCTGGTGGACCAAAGTTGCAATCTTTAGGCAAAGTGATCCTGGTGGCGCTGGCAGCCACCATGCATGTG TCCTGTCAATGTCGTGTGTTGGAAGCGCGCCATCTGCCTGGAATTCATTGGGAAG GCCGATGTGTTGGAGTACTATGATCAGACCGTCTCTTCTCGTAGCGGGTCCTTCTACATCCCTGCAGTTTTCAGG GCCAATGATGCAATTGGAGACTGGAAGGAGGAAGGTGCTGCTGCAAGAAGATAAATTACTGATATGTAATTAG
- the LOC136481308 gene encoding uncharacterized protein isoform X10, which produces MVPRPGGRGGLDLPPCLLDAWKQSAAARARRPQPRSTSRPSRHTARMPPHMATISHRIAGSGPRVAVVAPPRPRGRAAVVAGAAAKGAHRERTLEGASDDLRAAAAKCLDWAPARRRGRAAFAPVLPTLDHCLFKMPPKGIQMEEGRRLGAGHQARPGTGHQARPPATRTRGAAGRDGRVPGGRAVPGALGPAARNRRQALPAREEDMAANGAAGGEFYPAAPLPFGLAEIRAAIPKHSWLSILGTLLPFWWTKVAIFRQSDPGGAGSHHACVLSMSCVGSAPSAWNSLGSYAGRCVGVL; this is translated from the exons ATGGTGCCGCGGCCAGGAGGTCGGGGCGGCCTGGATCTGCCACCGTGCCTCCTGGATGCCTGGAAGCAGAGCGCAGCAGCACGTGCGCGCAGGCCACAGCCCCGATCGACAAGCCGGCCGAGCAGGCACACCGCACGCATGCCTCCTCACATGGCGACGATCTCGCACCGGATCGCAGGGTCGGGCCCCCGCGTCGCCGTTGTGGCGCCGCCTCGCCCGCGGGGGCGCGCCGCCGTGGTCGCGGGAGCTGCCGCGAAGGGCGCACATCGGGAGCGGACGCTGGAGGGCGCGAGCGACGACCTGAGGGCCGCCGCGGCGAAGTGCCTGGACTGGGCTCCCGCGCGGCGTCGGGGGCGGGCCGCCTTCGCGCCCGTGCTCCCCACCCTCGACCACTGCCTCTTCAAG ATGCCCCCCAAGGGAATCCAGATGGAAGAG GGCAGGCGACTGGGCGCCGGCCACCAGGCCAGGCCGGGCACCGGCCACCAGGCGAGGCCGCCGGCCACCAGGACGCGAGGAGCGGCTGGACGCGACGGACGTGTGCCCGGCGGCCGCGCTGTGCCGGGAGCGCTGGGACCTGCTGCGCGCAACCGAAGACAGGCGCTCCCCGCTCGGGAGGAGGACATGGCGGCCAACGGCGCCGCGGGCGGGGAGTTCTACCCGGCTGCGCCGCTGCCGTTCGGGTTGGCGGAGATCCGTGCGGCCATCCCCAAGCACTCTTG GTTATCTATTTTAGGGACTTTGCTGCCTTTCTGGTGGACCAAAGTTGCAATCTTTAGGCAAAGTGATCCTGGTGGCGCTGGCAGCCACCATGCATGTG TCCTGTCAATGTCGTGTGTTGGAAGCGCGCCATCTGCCTGGAATTCATTGGGAAG CTATGCAGGCCGATGTGTTGGAGTACTATGA